A section of the Myxococcus virescens genome encodes:
- a CDS encoding TldD/PmbA family protein: protein MDWFVERREVTEVLHQRSGLRVIPPVLDQGWSMGQATPDSMTWRWAQVAGARWKHGLMPEALAHQARPLLDAEPRLASDTEAMVSLVRQLEATARAAGAQHLDVLLREVERRTLSASDAHQREDHQRHALLEVKAFHDTGAGMAELWRCAAWPDVTGARTALPALEALVEGMARELWDTTPMVPCPRDVLPIVFPPGAASGCFFHEVCGHPLEGDVVARGGSYLARRLGQQVAGAHLSVSDDPTDGHGALGFAWDDEGHAALPVTLIREGRVDAPLLDARSAAALGRLPNGHGRRVSYRHPPLPRMAHTRVDAHQGHLEALMADIPHGLLVQHLTPRQMDLLSGDFSFYIVEAREIRNGRPGRRVGPGILRGNGLEALAAIDAVGADTKNLFATRGCRKLDHGPLPVSFGQPTVRFRGLAVEPSR, encoded by the coding sequence CGCGTCATCCCCCCCGTGCTCGACCAGGGCTGGTCCATGGGACAGGCCACCCCGGACAGCATGACCTGGAGATGGGCCCAGGTGGCCGGCGCCCGATGGAAGCACGGCCTCATGCCGGAGGCGCTGGCACACCAGGCCCGCCCCCTGCTCGACGCCGAGCCCCGGCTCGCGAGCGACACGGAGGCCATGGTGTCGCTCGTCCGCCAACTGGAGGCGACAGCGCGGGCCGCGGGCGCCCAGCACCTGGACGTGCTGCTGCGCGAAGTGGAGCGGCGCACGCTGTCCGCCAGCGACGCGCACCAGAGAGAAGACCACCAGCGCCATGCCCTGCTCGAAGTGAAGGCCTTCCACGACACTGGCGCGGGCATGGCGGAGCTGTGGCGCTGCGCCGCCTGGCCGGACGTCACGGGGGCCCGCACCGCGCTGCCCGCGTTGGAAGCGCTCGTGGAGGGCATGGCGCGGGAGCTGTGGGACACGACGCCCATGGTGCCCTGCCCCCGCGACGTGCTGCCCATCGTCTTTCCACCGGGCGCCGCCTCCGGCTGCTTCTTCCACGAGGTGTGCGGACATCCCCTGGAGGGAGACGTCGTCGCGCGCGGCGGCTCATACCTGGCGCGACGGCTGGGGCAGCAGGTGGCCGGCGCGCACCTCAGCGTCTCGGACGACCCGACGGATGGCCACGGCGCGCTCGGCTTCGCCTGGGACGATGAAGGCCATGCCGCGCTCCCGGTGACACTCATCCGCGAGGGCCGGGTGGACGCGCCCCTGCTGGATGCTCGCAGCGCCGCCGCGCTGGGCCGCCTGCCCAACGGACACGGACGGCGCGTCAGCTACCGGCACCCGCCCCTGCCTCGCATGGCCCACACGCGCGTGGACGCGCACCAGGGCCACCTGGAGGCGCTGATGGCGGACATTCCGCACGGGCTGCTGGTGCAGCACCTCACGCCCCGGCAGATGGACCTGCTGTCGGGCGACTTCAGCTTCTACATCGTGGAGGCGCGGGAGATTCGAAACGGACGGCCTGGGCGCCGCGTGGGCCCCGGCATCCTCCGGGGCAACGGGCTGGAGGCGCTGGCCGCCATCGACGCGGTGGGCGCGGACACGAAGAACCTCTTCGCCACGCGCGGCTGCCGGAAGCTGGACCACGGCCCGCTTCCGGTGTCCTTCGGGCAGCCCACGGTGCGCTTCCGCGGGCTCGCGGTGGAGCCCTCGCGGTGA
- a CDS encoding c-type cytochrome, translating to MRSHLLFLLLALSACQRNESPPPPAKAPAASAPAPRAPAVPPVTASADAAKLERGRYLVENVLACGSCHTPRDWARYGGPASGPALSGACWDDPAWELPGRVCAPNITSDPEHGIGRWTDEELMRALRDGTGRDGKTLFPLMPFLLYREMSDADAQAVIAWLRQAPATPRASARSVIPDEVYAQYKDMAAPMKTAVPEPAADDVSRGRYLATMAQCAACHAGMDEAGTPFVGGRPLPTPHGPEVVSNLTPHARGLGAVDEAAFVARFTAFKDLAPAPARAGQVNKLTMPWGFFAGLAEADLKALYRYLRTVPAVAPAAPSASGK from the coding sequence ATGCGCTCCCATCTCCTGTTCCTGCTGCTGGCGCTGAGCGCCTGTCAGCGCAACGAATCGCCGCCGCCACCCGCGAAGGCTCCGGCCGCATCCGCGCCGGCACCTCGTGCTCCCGCCGTCCCGCCCGTCACCGCGTCCGCGGACGCCGCGAAGCTGGAGCGGGGCCGGTACCTCGTGGAGAACGTGCTCGCCTGTGGCTCCTGCCACACGCCGCGCGACTGGGCTCGGTATGGAGGCCCCGCCTCCGGGCCCGCGCTCTCCGGCGCCTGCTGGGACGACCCGGCCTGGGAGCTGCCCGGTCGCGTCTGCGCGCCCAACATCACCTCCGATCCCGAGCACGGCATCGGCCGCTGGACGGATGAGGAGCTGATGCGAGCGCTGCGCGATGGCACCGGGCGCGACGGGAAGACGCTCTTCCCGCTCATGCCGTTCCTCCTCTACCGCGAGATGTCGGACGCGGACGCCCAGGCCGTGATTGCCTGGCTGCGTCAGGCCCCGGCCACCCCGCGCGCTTCGGCCCGCTCGGTCATCCCGGACGAGGTGTACGCGCAGTACAAGGACATGGCCGCGCCCATGAAGACGGCCGTGCCGGAGCCCGCCGCGGATGACGTCTCTCGCGGTCGCTACCTGGCCACCATGGCGCAGTGCGCCGCGTGTCACGCGGGCATGGACGAGGCGGGCACGCCCTTCGTGGGAGGACGTCCGCTGCCCACGCCGCACGGCCCGGAAGTCGTTTCCAATCTCACGCCGCATGCACGCGGACTGGGCGCCGTGGACGAAGCGGCCTTCGTCGCCCGCTTCACCGCCTTCAAGGACCTGGCACCCGCGCCCGCGCGGGCGGGCCAGGTGAACAAGCTCACCATGCCCTGGGGCTTCTTCGCCGGACTGGCGGAGGCGGACCTCAAGGCCCTCTACCGTTACCTGCGCACGGTGCCCGCCGTGGCCCCCGCCGCGCCGTCCGCGTCTGGCAAATGA
- a CDS encoding aromatic ring-hydroxylating dioxygenase subunit alpha, translated as MRSYVDAFSPYWHPVAFSSALTAVPLPVQLLGTELVLWRTGSGVAVTHRRCAHRGADLSLGVVTPEGLRCGFHGWTYGTDGRCVRVPSQPAAPIHARARVPAFQATERYGLVWVCLSPEPAAPLPEWPELEDGALATVPLPVLEWDVAAGRMIEVVLDVAHLSFVHEGTFGNPEQPEVPPYEVERRATGVGARIVYPALAPATDGLPPRVDRTTLTYDVTLPFAARLAFKPTLFYVHTVYAIASPLSEEKMRCFYFASYHPRLRNHFPDMFVKSELAILEQDRRTLEGVRPRAQPLDFASEVHTPADRLPIEYRRGVIALRLGRPVDGPAPE; from the coding sequence GTGCGTTCCTACGTTGACGCCTTCTCTCCGTACTGGCACCCGGTCGCCTTCTCCAGCGCGCTGACGGCCGTTCCGCTCCCCGTGCAGTTGCTGGGGACGGAGCTGGTGCTGTGGCGGACGGGCTCGGGCGTGGCCGTGACGCACCGGCGGTGTGCGCACCGGGGCGCCGACCTCAGCCTGGGCGTCGTCACCCCGGAGGGGCTGCGCTGCGGCTTCCATGGCTGGACCTACGGCACGGACGGACGCTGTGTGCGGGTGCCGTCACAGCCCGCCGCGCCCATTCACGCCCGGGCACGCGTCCCCGCCTTCCAGGCCACGGAGCGGTACGGCCTCGTCTGGGTCTGCCTGTCCCCGGAGCCCGCCGCGCCGCTGCCGGAGTGGCCGGAGCTGGAGGACGGTGCCCTGGCCACCGTGCCTCTGCCGGTGCTGGAGTGGGACGTCGCCGCGGGCCGGATGATTGAGGTCGTCCTGGACGTGGCGCACCTGTCCTTCGTGCACGAGGGCACCTTCGGCAACCCGGAGCAGCCGGAAGTACCTCCCTATGAAGTGGAGCGGCGCGCCACCGGCGTCGGCGCGCGCATCGTCTATCCGGCGCTGGCTCCGGCGACGGATGGCCTGCCGCCCCGGGTGGATCGCACCACGCTCACCTACGACGTGACGCTGCCCTTCGCCGCGAGGCTGGCCTTCAAGCCCACGCTCTTCTACGTCCACACCGTCTACGCCATCGCCTCTCCGCTCTCCGAGGAGAAGATGCGGTGCTTCTACTTCGCCTCGTACCACCCCCGGCTGCGCAACCACTTCCCGGACATGTTCGTGAAGAGTGAGCTGGCCATCCTGGAGCAGGACCGGCGCACGCTGGAGGGCGTGCGTCCCCGGGCCCAGCCCCTGGACTTCGCCAGTGAGGTCCACACGCCCGCGGACCGCCTGCCCATCGAATACCGCCGGGGCGTCATCGCCCTGCGGCTGGGCAGGCCCGTGGACGGACCCGCCCCGGAATGA
- a CDS encoding Xan family putative trans-acting RiPP leader peptide codes for MASEETLSAAPAHSEPATSEAAHNEVSTAPEKLDEIEEIDFLLEEIESKIAPLALA; via the coding sequence ATGGCTTCGGAAGAGACCCTGTCCGCAGCGCCCGCCCACTCCGAGCCCGCCACTTCCGAGGCGGCGCACAACGAGGTCTCCACCGCGCCCGAGAAGCTGGATGAGATCGAGGAGATCGACTTCCTGCTCGAGGAGATCGAGAGCAAGATTGCTCCGCTCGCGCTGGCTTAA